The following proteins come from a genomic window of Bacillus sp. Marseille-P3661:
- a CDS encoding DUF3006 domain-containing protein codes for MKGYLDRIEDNTFGVLLVEELNKEFMIPVAELPAGSTAGTHFDVTLENNKIVTIKVNEVATKAEQQKVDDRMTKIRSKSKGSKFQKK; via the coding sequence ATGAAAGGTTATTTAGACAGAATTGAAGACAATACATTTGGTGTATTATTAGTAGAAGAGTTAAATAAAGAGTTTATGATCCCAGTAGCTGAGTTACCAGCAGGCAGCACAGCAGGAACACACTTTGATGTAACTCTAGAAAACAATAAGATTGTTACGATAAAAGTGAACGAGGTAGCCACAAAAGCAGAACAACAAAAGGTAGACGATAGGATGACAAAGATTCGTAGTAAAAGTAAAGGCAGCAAATTTCAAAAGAAATAG
- a CDS encoding alpha/beta hydrolase translates to MNAPMVFELRKPVNAEPNQSYPAIFIMHGIGSNEQNMFSLVEGLQNQFYIFSIRGHLKQPPGYAFFTIEGYGKPHRQVFDEGIEKLTSFIDYACEEYPIDQSQMYLLGFSQGAILSMTLGLTLGNRLKGIVALSGYIPKFVKEEYKKQAVDKLSLFISHGEQDNILPYEWGIDASEYFKELGAHVTFRSYPEPHTVSLENLKDLTSWIVDRLKTEGE, encoded by the coding sequence ATGAATGCGCCAATGGTTTTTGAATTACGCAAACCAGTAAATGCTGAGCCAAATCAATCGTATCCTGCGATATTTATTATGCATGGGATAGGAAGTAATGAACAAAATATGTTTTCTTTAGTAGAAGGCTTACAGAACCAGTTTTATATTTTTAGTATTCGCGGTCATTTAAAACAACCACCAGGTTATGCTTTTTTTACAATTGAAGGCTATGGAAAACCGCATCGTCAAGTATTTGACGAAGGTATTGAAAAGTTAACAAGCTTTATTGATTATGCATGTGAAGAGTATCCTATCGATCAATCACAAATGTATTTACTAGGATTTAGTCAAGGAGCTATATTATCCATGACACTAGGTTTGACGTTAGGAAATAGACTGAAGGGCATTGTCGCTTTAAGCGGATATATACCTAAATTTGTAAAAGAAGAATACAAAAAACAAGCAGTTGACAAGCTTTCTTTGTTTATTTCTCATGGTGAACAGGACAATATTCTGCCCTATGAATGGGGTATCGATGCGAGTGAATATTTCAAAGAATTAGGAGCACATGTAACCTTCCGTTCGTATCCAGAACCACACACGGTTTCATTAGAAAACTTAAAAGATTTAACTTCATGGATTGTAGATAGACTGAAAACGGAGGGGGAATAA
- a CDS encoding (deoxy)nucleoside triphosphate pyrophosphohydrolase: MKRTIKVVAAIIENDQKEILCALRSPRMSTPNRWEFPGGKVEQNEDMYSALEREIEEELGCKIRTYELFSENYHEHEMAIIRLIAIKCSIIDGIPIPHEHSKLIWLKRENLLSLNWAPADIPAVQQLADEK, from the coding sequence GTGAAAAGAACCATCAAGGTAGTGGCTGCTATTATTGAAAATGATCAAAAAGAAATATTATGTGCTTTAAGGTCTCCGCGTATGTCCACCCCTAATCGATGGGAGTTTCCAGGTGGTAAAGTAGAACAAAATGAGGATATGTACTCAGCACTTGAAAGAGAGATTGAAGAAGAGCTTGGCTGTAAGATCCGAACTTATGAGTTATTTAGCGAAAATTATCATGAGCATGAAATGGCAATCATCCGTTTAATTGCCATTAAGTGTAGTATTATTGATGGTATACCTATTCCACATGAACATTCCAAGTTAATTTGGTTAAAAAGAGAAAATTTACTTTCATTAAATTGGGCGCCGGCAGATATTCCCGCTGTACAGCAATTAGCTGACGAAAAATAA
- a CDS encoding helix-turn-helix domain-containing protein, which yields MDIGSKIRAIRNRKKITIAQMCEETGLSKGFISNVENNNTSPSIQTLQTIATFLDVPLPYLLLEKKQHMRVVRKAERSYTTTNNYKVEHIASRGGLRMVSVEFPPGAELGESHAHEGEECHLILEGKVLAQQGEDSYILETGDSFSWNASVPHFVKNIGEETAFVLIASYSDEELKDLF from the coding sequence ATGGATATCGGTTCAAAAATTCGTGCTATCCGAAACCGAAAAAAAATCACAATCGCACAAATGTGTGAGGAAACAGGTTTATCAAAAGGATTTATTAGTAATGTAGAAAACAATAATACGTCTCCATCAATACAAACATTGCAAACCATCGCTACTTTTTTAGACGTACCCTTACCTTATTTATTATTAGAAAAAAAGCAGCATATGCGTGTCGTGAGAAAGGCGGAACGCTCCTACACAACTACAAACAATTATAAAGTTGAACATATCGCATCAAGAGGCGGATTACGAATGGTTAGTGTTGAATTTCCGCCAGGAGCGGAGTTAGGGGAATCTCATGCACATGAGGGTGAAGAATGTCATCTTATTCTAGAAGGAAAAGTTTTAGCTCAACAAGGCGAAGATTCCTATATTTTAGAAACAGGAGATTCTTTTAGCTGGAATGCAAGTGTACCCCATTTTGTTAAAAACATCGGTGAAGAAACAGCATTTGTCTTAATTGCGTCATACTCAGATGAAGAGTTGAAAGATTTGTTTTAA
- a CDS encoding GNAT family N-acetyltransferase → MYHKEFYVFDKEKPIPAVIRNYTVNDFEGMIRIQQESFPPPFPSELWWNTEQLQNHISFFPEGALCIEVDGELAGSMTGLLVDFDPLHPEHTWEEITDHGYITNHNPNGNTLYVVDIGVRPSFRKLGLGKWLMHSMYDVVVHKNLQRLLGGARMPGYHKKANEMTPEQYIEAVLSGVEKDPVVTFLLRCGRVPLKVVANYLDDEESLNYGTLMEWKNPFL, encoded by the coding sequence ATGTATCATAAAGAGTTCTATGTTTTTGATAAGGAAAAACCTATTCCTGCAGTAATTCGTAATTATACTGTAAACGACTTTGAGGGCATGATTCGAATTCAACAAGAAAGCTTTCCACCTCCCTTCCCTTCTGAACTATGGTGGAACACAGAACAACTTCAAAATCATATTTCCTTTTTTCCAGAGGGTGCGCTTTGTATTGAAGTCGACGGTGAATTAGCTGGCTCCATGACGGGCCTACTCGTAGACTTTGATCCGCTCCATCCTGAACATACGTGGGAGGAAATAACTGACCATGGCTATATTACAAATCATAATCCAAATGGCAACACCTTGTATGTAGTTGACATTGGTGTTCGCCCGTCTTTTCGGAAACTCGGTTTAGGGAAATGGCTTATGCATTCCATGTATGATGTTGTCGTTCACAAAAATTTACAGCGGCTTTTGGGTGGAGCCCGAATGCCTGGGTATCATAAAAAAGCAAATGAGATGACACCGGAGCAATATATTGAAGCTGTATTAAGTGGTGTTGAAAAAGATCCTGTTGTTACGTTTCTTCTTCGTTGCGGTCGTGTACCGTTAAAAGTAGTGGCCAATTACTTAGATGATGAAGAGTCTTTAAATTATGGAACACTAATGGAATGGAAAAATCCATTTTTATAA
- a CDS encoding carbon-nitrogen hydrolase family protein, whose translation MKLRVSTVQYHLHTIHSFEDFANQVEHYVKTAQEFGADFVLFPEFFTTQLLSIGNDKGQALTINELPDFTEQYQSLFTKLAQETTMHIIGGTHIIRKGEKLYNVAHLFYPDGRIAQQAKLHLTPTEVHEWNMDGGDTFQVFETDKGKIAMLTCYDIEFPEIVRMAKAKGADVIFCPSCTDDRHGFYRVRYTSHARAVENQVYVVNAGTVGSLPTVDFMRSNFGQSAIITPNDIPFPPRGILVEGELNHDMVVTADLDLELLYKVRESGSVTTWRDRRTDLYPDWK comes from the coding sequence ATGAAATTACGGGTGTCAACAGTTCAGTACCACCTACATACCATTCACTCTTTCGAAGATTTTGCAAATCAAGTTGAGCATTATGTAAAAACTGCCCAGGAATTTGGCGCAGATTTTGTACTGTTCCCGGAGTTTTTTACTACTCAATTATTATCAATTGGTAATGATAAAGGGCAGGCATTAACTATAAATGAACTACCTGATTTTACTGAGCAATATCAAAGCTTATTTACAAAACTAGCACAAGAAACAACAATGCATATTATCGGTGGCACACATATTATTAGAAAAGGTGAAAAGTTATATAATGTTGCACATCTTTTCTATCCGGATGGCCGAATTGCACAGCAAGCTAAGCTTCATCTAACTCCAACTGAAGTTCATGAATGGAATATGGACGGCGGAGATACATTCCAAGTGTTTGAAACTGATAAAGGAAAAATCGCTATGTTAACCTGCTATGACATTGAATTTCCTGAAATCGTTCGAATGGCAAAGGCAAAAGGGGCGGACGTTATTTTTTGCCCATCATGTACGGATGATCGCCACGGCTTTTATCGTGTTCGTTATACAAGCCATGCTCGAGCAGTTGAAAATCAAGTGTATGTAGTAAATGCTGGTACAGTTGGATCACTGCCAACAGTTGATTTTATGCGGTCAAATTTTGGTCAATCTGCAATCATTACACCAAACGATATTCCGTTTCCACCAAGAGGTATTTTAGTCGAGGGTGAACTTAATCATGATATGGTCGTGACAGCAGACTTGGATTTAGAATTATTATATAAAGTTCGTGAAAGTGGTTCTGTGACAACATGGCGTGACCGCCGTACTGATTTATATCCAGATTGGAAGTAA
- a CDS encoding MBL fold metallo-hydrolase produces the protein MKKRNLMAIIGFLAILFLCGCAQNPPDETNNSEIELQEEYNEQKHPDDKIVDFSVEDDKTSHHSNNPPTEQKDGNLSELKVHYINVGQADSTLLQYNDNEEQYTILLDAGNWNSNSVVSYLNSQNISQIDIAIGTHPDADHIGQLDKILNNFEVGEVWMSGNTSTSQTFQRLLTAIDTNDVDYYEPRMGDEFEVGPLKIEVLYPRNISENDNDESISLKLTYGNVRFIFTGDASKDDELKILQSGIDVQADILQLGHHGSSTSTHPSFLNEVGPSVAIYSAGQDNTYGHPHKEVVELIQGAGIKLYGTDVHGTIIVSTNGKNFVVKTQKDGTITPSSNSGTTKTMEHVDQKSGAAPSNCIDINSASIEQLQDIIHIGPARAEELINYRPYSSINGLTKIKGIGSARMEDIKSQGLACIGG, from the coding sequence ATGAAAAAGCGTAACTTGATGGCTATTATTGGATTCTTAGCAATTCTTTTTTTATGTGGTTGTGCACAGAATCCACCCGATGAAACTAATAACTCCGAAATAGAGTTGCAAGAAGAATACAATGAACAGAAACATCCTGATGACAAAATAGTCGATTTTTCTGTTGAAGATGATAAGACAAGTCACCACAGTAATAATCCACCTACAGAACAAAAGGATGGTAATTTATCAGAGCTTAAAGTGCATTATATAAACGTAGGCCAAGCTGATTCTACATTACTTCAATACAATGATAACGAAGAACAATACACGATCCTTCTAGATGCAGGAAATTGGAATAGTAATAGTGTAGTAAGCTATTTAAACTCCCAAAATATTTCGCAAATCGATATCGCTATTGGTACGCATCCTGATGCAGATCACATTGGACAGTTAGATAAGATACTAAACAACTTTGAAGTTGGTGAAGTTTGGATGTCGGGTAATACAAGCACTTCACAAACTTTTCAAAGACTCCTAACCGCAATTGACACGAATGACGTAGACTACTATGAGCCAAGAATGGGCGATGAATTTGAAGTAGGTCCACTAAAAATTGAAGTGTTATATCCGCGAAATATTAGTGAAAATGATAATGATGAATCGATTTCATTAAAATTAACATATGGTAATGTGCGTTTTATTTTTACAGGTGATGCAAGTAAAGATGATGAATTAAAAATACTCCAAAGTGGTATAGACGTGCAGGCTGACATTCTACAATTAGGTCATCATGGGTCCTCAACCTCAACACATCCATCGTTTCTAAATGAGGTAGGACCTTCAGTTGCAATTTATAGCGCAGGACAAGATAATACATATGGTCATCCGCATAAGGAAGTTGTGGAATTAATACAAGGTGCTGGAATTAAGCTTTATGGCACCGATGTTCATGGAACGATTATCGTTTCAACAAATGGAAAAAACTTTGTTGTTAAAACCCAGAAGGATGGTACGATTACACCGTCTAGCAATAGTGGTACAACTAAAACTATGGAGCATGTAGATCAAAAGAGTGGGGCTGCACCATCGAATTGTATTGATATAAATTCTGCGTCAATTGAACAACTGCAGGATATTATCCATATTGGACCAGCTCGTGCAGAGGAGCTCATAAACTATAGGCCATACAGTTCAATTAATGGGTTGACTAAAATTAAGGGGATTGGTTCAGCTAGAATGGAAGATATAAAATCGCAAGGTCTTGCTTGCATTGGAGGTTAA
- a CDS encoding dioxygenase family protein: MMPSYFIAHGAPLLALENNQYTQFLNQLGNMLPTPAAIILFSAHWESATQKVSDVEEFSTIYDFGGFPEPLYQITYPAKGKHELTEEIIELFSNQGIQFEVDNTRGLDHGAWVVLRMLYPNANIPVISMSVNPRLSPEQQYKIGQSLAVLREKNVMVIGSGGTVHNLRALNWADREGEFDQWAVDFDDWIAARLAEWDTASLFQYESLAPNAQFAVPPYGNEHFIPIFYAMGAADDKKTAKLLHRSFRYGSLSHSVWEFGGE; this comes from the coding sequence ATGATGCCATCGTATTTTATTGCACATGGAGCACCGTTGTTAGCTCTTGAAAATAATCAATATACACAGTTTTTAAATCAATTGGGTAACATGCTGCCTACACCTGCTGCTATCATTTTATTTTCAGCACATTGGGAATCAGCAACTCAAAAGGTAAGTGATGTCGAGGAATTTAGTACTATTTATGATTTTGGTGGATTCCCGGAACCATTATATCAGATCACATATCCTGCAAAAGGTAAGCACGAGCTTACGGAGGAAATTATTGAATTGTTTAGTAATCAGGGGATACAATTTGAAGTGGATAACACTCGTGGCTTAGACCATGGTGCATGGGTTGTTTTACGAATGTTATATCCTAATGCAAATATTCCAGTCATTTCAATGTCCGTAAATCCTAGATTATCACCTGAACAACAATACAAAATTGGTCAATCCTTAGCTGTTCTCAGAGAAAAAAATGTTATGGTAATTGGCAGTGGCGGTACAGTGCATAATCTCCGTGCACTTAATTGGGCAGACCGTGAAGGTGAATTTGATCAGTGGGCGGTCGATTTCGATGATTGGATCGCAGCACGTCTTGCAGAGTGGGATACTGCATCATTGTTCCAGTATGAATCGTTAGCACCAAATGCACAATTTGCAGTTCCGCCATATGGCAATGAGCACTTTATCCCGATTTTTTATGCAATGGGTGCAGCTGATGACAAAAAAACGGCAAAACTTCTCCATCGCAGTTTTCGTTATGGAAGTTTAAGTCATAGCGTTTGGGAATTTGGAGGAGAATAG
- a CDS encoding low molecular weight protein-tyrosine-phosphatase has product MINVLFVCLGNICRSPMAEAIFRDLVFKENLENKIKVDSAGTGSWHIGNPPHKGTREKLDEVNIDYSTIVARQFQRSDIDNFQYIVAMDEKNLNDIKSIAGDHHSSYIARLMDFVENGTVRDVPDPYFTGNFEETYELVLNGCQHLLKFIREREGI; this is encoded by the coding sequence ATGATCAATGTTCTTTTCGTTTGTCTAGGCAATATTTGTCGGTCACCCATGGCCGAAGCAATTTTTCGTGATTTAGTATTTAAAGAGAATTTAGAGAATAAAATAAAAGTCGATTCGGCGGGGACCGGAAGTTGGCATATTGGAAATCCACCACATAAAGGGACGCGGGAGAAGTTAGATGAAGTAAATATCGATTACAGTACGATTGTAGCCAGACAGTTTCAACGTTCAGATATAGACAATTTCCAATATATTGTTGCAATGGATGAAAAAAACCTCAATGATATTAAATCGATTGCGGGCGATCATCACTCAAGCTATATTGCGAGATTGATGGATTTTGTTGAAAATGGAACTGTTCGAGATGTTCCTGACCCGTATTTTACAGGTAACTTTGAAGAAACCTATGAACTTGTTTTGAATGGTTGTCAACATCTACTCAAATTTATCCGCGAACGTGAAGGAATTTAA
- a CDS encoding GNAT family acetyltransferase — translation MEYQRITSITDPLFKKMHELMQAVFPGEEVLEFDLWKEPLEDPGIYVYVAVSNDAVVGATEYRYYQDFNVAMTDFTIIGKDGLGIGPFLANNRLEHLHSLAAANGKKLRGMFAEIYDPSQVEKLEFGGVRAMNPFVRREVLAHLGYKKLHFTYVHPSWNNDGEAVTGLDLCFLPMNNDTETLETSLIVQFLKQYYTVLPNKPDAWLEMISKLENQETVELKAI, via the coding sequence ATGGAATATCAAAGAATTACTTCAATTACAGACCCGCTTTTTAAGAAGATGCATGAATTAATGCAAGCTGTTTTTCCAGGTGAAGAAGTATTAGAGTTTGATTTATGGAAAGAACCACTTGAAGACCCAGGCATTTATGTCTATGTTGCGGTTTCTAATGATGCAGTCGTTGGTGCAACTGAATACCGTTATTATCAAGACTTTAACGTCGCAATGACAGATTTCACTATTATTGGCAAAGACGGTTTAGGTATTGGTCCTTTCTTAGCAAACAATAGGTTAGAACATCTACATAGCTTAGCAGCTGCGAATGGTAAAAAGTTGCGTGGCATGTTTGCTGAAATTTATGATCCTTCCCAAGTAGAAAAGTTGGAATTTGGTGGGGTTAGAGCCATGAATCCGTTTGTACGTCGCGAAGTACTTGCACATTTAGGTTACAAAAAACTACATTTCACGTATGTCCACCCGTCCTGGAACAATGATGGCGAGGCCGTAACAGGATTGGACTTATGTTTCCTTCCAATGAACAACGATACCGAAACATTAGAAACAAGCTTAATTGTACAATTTCTAAAACAATACTACACTGTATTACCGAATAAGCCAGATGCTTGGCTTGAAATGATCAGTAAGCTAGAAAATCAGGAAACTGTTGAGTTAAAAGCAATATAA